The Camelus ferus isolate YT-003-E chromosome 4, BCGSAC_Cfer_1.0, whole genome shotgun sequence genome has a segment encoding these proteins:
- the SNAPC4 gene encoding snRNA-activating protein complex subunit 4 isoform X3 yields MDIDAEREKISKEIKELERILDPQSSSISVDVSASSLDSDSDADSLPDEDSDAAAPLISEEERWGEASNDEDDPKEKALPEDPETCLQLNMVYQEVIQEKLAEVSLLLAQNREQQEGCCCLAHRWALVSATGGGHVGPGGIQRPQVKDGRSLPPNLYIGHFMKPYFKDKVTGVGPPANKDTREKAAQGIKAFEQLLVTKWKNWEKALLRKSVVSDRLQRLLQPKLLKLEYLHQKQSRVTSETERQVLEKQAREAEKEIQDINQLPEEALLGSRLDSHDWEKISNVNFEGGRSAEEIRKFWQNCEHPSINKQEWMGQEVEQLKAIAARHGHLDWQKIAEELGTCRSAFQCLQKYQQHNKALKRKEWTEEEDHMLTQLVQEMRVGSHIPYRRIVYYMEGRDSMQLIYRWTKSLDPSLKKGFWTPEEDAKLLRAVAKYGEQDWFKIREEVPGRSDAQCRDRYLRRLHFSLKKGRWNSKEEEKLIELIEKYGVGHWAKIASELPHRTGSQCLSKWKIMVRQKQRRGGRRRRRPLRRVQWSSSSEDSSHGPGSSSSGSSSSSSSSEDSEPEPEEALEDGPVLPPTPHAVPDLDLWVPARQSAKELWGGGAGGRPGRCAASPSPPGGSSTAQGGGRRACTTASAPTEEAGRPQAAAGTQSPGQRGVGCPRSSDAHPSSSETDEGGRHPLTVPLETVLQVLRTNTAAHCRVLKEKRRQPSPNGSGVARPRVQPLWQGTMGSKRRRQRHALQRRLLERQLLMAVSPWVGDVVLPCAPLRPAMVHSQADGIRQRLRGAHLASTPVFTLFIQLFQIDTAGCMEVVRERKAQAPTQLQAGARDLPPQLLQMPSSAQNTQGCLLQNVPARGVAKKSASHEEGAALQPHHAKPTARVPPPALSGPRPKPKTVSELLREKRLWEARARKAAQSRVVLPPQVLVSSPVVLQPLAPQGPPVSNAVLSGPGGPAVASLSAPGSWASASDERPPSLQAFALTPASTGARTTPAASRAPALGPSQGPVSHHLSLLGQSQAPATSRKQGLPEAPPFLPAAPSPAQLPAQPLSLIPALGTHGASTPLPVTWVLTAQGLLPVPVPAVVGLPTSAGTPDPRGLSVTPPPSLTEPPAAQGPGLSGQPPANMDTASDPPSGTDLLTLPRPSTSQSPTEVDSTRAQDPEGLSSPPEVQVAGETAVPRTFSQAMLLAHHPEAEPSQSSQLPLSGGSGPGETPGPGEPRRPQPGPEKGALDLGLLSQESEAAVREWLRGRCGVCVPPLGSRLPYQPPTLCSLRVLSGLLLRKKDLEQRAAALVPGRAAGALQASLQQARERLQDSPAHLLLKARFLAAFTLPALLATLSPPSVPTTLSAAVRAEPESDDDDVHKDDSGQQRGWASSAHASPAQGAPDQGQGSAPSCLDGSDDLDVLRTRHAQHARKRRKLV; encoded by the exons ATGGATATAgatgctgaaagagaaaaaatatcaaaggaGATCAAGGAGCTGGAAAGGATTTTGGACCCTCAGTCTTCAAGTATCAGCGTGGACGTCTCAGCGTCGAGTCTTGATTCAGACTCTGATGCAG ATTCACTGCCCGATGAGGACTCGGATGCTGCTGCTCCACTGATCTCG gaagaagagaggtggggtgaAGCCAGCAATGATGAAGACGACCCCAAAGAGAAAGCTCTCCCTGAGGACCCGGAGACCTGTCTGCAGCTGAACATGGTCTACCAAGAGGTCATCCAGGAGAAGCTGGCAGAGGTCAGCCTGCTGCTGGCCCAGAACCGGGAGCAGCAG GAGGGTTGCTGCTGCCTGGCCCACAGATGGGCCCTTGTGTCTGCCACAGGAGGAGGTCATGTGGGACCTGGCGGGATCCAAAGGccccaagtgaaggacggcaggAGCCTGCCTCCAAATCTGTACATTGGGCACTTCATGAAGCCCTACTTCAAGGACAAGGTGACCGGCGTG GGACCTCCTGCCAACAAAGACACGCGGGAGAAGGCCGCCCAGGGCATCAAGGCTTTCGAGCAGCTCCTAGTGACCAAGT GGAAAAACTGGGAAAAGGCCCTGCTCCGAAAGTCAGTGGTGAGCGACCGCCTGCAGCGTCTGCTTCAGCCCAAGTTACTGAA GCTCGAGTACTTGCACCAGAAGCAGAGCAGGGTCACAAGTGAGACCGAGAGGCAGGTCCTGGAAAAGCAGGCCAGGGAGGCCGAGAAGGAGATCCAGGACATCAA TCAGCTCCCAGAGGAGGCCTTGCTGGGGAGTAGGCTGGACAGCCACGACTGGGAGAAAATCTCCAATGTTAAC TTTGAAGGAGGTCGCAGTGCAGAAGAGATCCGCAAGTTCTGGCAGAACTGTGAGCACCCGAGCATCAACAAGCAGGAGTGGATGGGGCAGGAGGTCGAGCAGCTGAAAGCCATCGCGGCCAGGCACGGCCACCTGGACTGGCAGAAGATTGCTGAGGAGCTGGGG ACCTGCCGCAGCGCCTTCCAGTGCCTGCAGAAGTATCAGCAGCACAACAAGGCCCTGAAGCGCAAGGAGTGGACGGAGGAGGAGGACCACATGCTCACCCAGCTCGTGCAGGAGATGCGTGTCGGCAGCCACATCCCCTACCGGAGGA TCGTCTACTACATGGAAGGGAGGGACTCCATGCAGCTTATCTACCGGTGGACCAAGAGCTTGGATCCCAGCCTGAAGAAAGGGTTCTGGACGCCAGAAGAAGATGCC AAGCTGCTTCGAGCAGTTGCCAAATACGGGGAGCAGGACTGGTTTAAAATCCGGGAAGAGGTGCCAGGTAGGAGCGATGCCCAGTGCCGAGATCG GTATCTCAGAAGGTTACATTTTAGCCTGAAAAAGGGACGATGGAAttccaaagaagaggaaaagttaATTGAATTAATAGAGAAATACGGTGTTG GTCACTGGGCAAAAATAGCCTCTGAACTACCCCATCGGACGGGCTCGCAGTGCCTGAGCAAGTGGAAGATCATGGTCAGG CAGAAGCAGCGGcggggggggcggcggcggcggcggccccttCGCAGAGTGCAGTGGAGCTCCAGCAGCGAGGACAGCAGCCATGGgcccggcagcagcagcagtggcagcagcagcagcagcagcagcagcgaggACTCGGAGCCAGAGCCGGAGGAGGCCCTGGAGGATGGCCCAGTGCTGCCGCCAACCCCGCACGCTGTGCCGGACTTGGACCTGTGGGTTCCCGCCAGGCAGAGCGCCAAggagctgtggggaggaggagcagggggccGGCCGGGCCGCTGcgctgcctcccccagccctcctggtggCTCCAGCAcggcccagggtgggggcagaagAGCTTGCACCACAGCCTCAGCCCCCACAGAGGAGGCCGGCCGGCCGCAGGCCGCTGCTGGGACCCAGAGCCCTGGCCAGAGAGGTGTCGGATGTCCGCGCTCGTCAGATGCTCACCCCTCGAGCTCAGAGACAGACGAG GGGGGGAGACATCCGCTCACAGTGCCCTTGGAGACAGTGCTGCAGGTGCTCAGGACCAACACGGCTGCCCACTGCCGGGTGCTG AAGGAGAAGCGGAGGCAGCCCAGCCCCAATGGCAGTGGCGTGGCCAGGCCCCGGGTGCAGCCGCTGTGGCAGGGTACCATGGGGAGCAAGCGGCGGCGCCAGAGACACGCCCTGCAGAGGAGGCTCCTAGAGCGCCAGCTTCTGATGGCTGTGAGCCCGTGGGTGGGCGATGTCGTCCTGCCGTGCGCTCCCCTGAGGCCTGCCATGGTGCACAGTCAAG CTGATGGCATCAGGCAGCGGCTGCGGGGCGCCCACCTGGCCAGCACCCCAGTGTTTACTCTCTTTATTCAG CTGTTCCAGATCGACACTGCCGGCTGCATGGAGGTCGTTCGAGAGAGGAAGGCCCAGGCCCCCACCCAGCTCCAGGCTGGTGCCCGGGACCTGCCGCCACAGCTTCTGCAG ATGCCCTCGAGTGCCCAGAACACCCAAG GCTGCCTCTTGCAGAATGTGCCAGCCCGCGGAGTTGCAAAGAAGAGTGCCAGCCATGAAGAGGGTGCAGCACTGCAGCCTCACCACGCCAAGCCCACTGCACGGGTGCCCCCGCCAGCTCTGAGCGGACCCCGGCCCAAGCCCAAAACTGTGTCTGAGCTGCTTCGGGAGAAGCGGCTGTGGGAGGCCCGAGCCAGGAAGGCTGCCCAGAGCCGGGTGGTTCTCCCGCCCCAGGTGCTGGTCTCCTCACCCGTGGTCCTCCAGCCACTGGCCCCTCAAGGCCCCCCTGTGTCAAATGCAGTGCTCTCTGGGCCCGGGGGCCCTGCAGTGGCCAGTCTGAGTGCTCCAGgctcctgggcctcagcctcGGATGAGAGACCCCCGTCTCTGCAAGCCTTtgccctcaccccagcctccACGGGAGCCAGGACGACCCCAGCTGCATCCAGggccccagctctgggccccagccagGGCCCTGTGAGCCACCACCTGAGCCTCCTCGGACAGTCTCAGGCACCTGCCACGTCCCGGAAGCAGGGCCTGCCCGAGgcacctccctttctccctgcagcccccagccctgctcagctgCCTGCCCAGCCTCTCAGCCTGATCCCAGCTCTGGGCACACACGGGGCCAGCACCCCTCTGCCTGTCACCTGGGTGCTCACAGCCCAGGGGCTGCTCCCTGTGCCTGTGCCAGCTGTGGTGGGCCTTCCGACGTCAGCAGGTACCCCTGACCCCAGAGGGCTGTCGGTGACTCCGCCACCCTCCCTAACTGAgcctcctgcagcccagggccctgGACTCTCTGGGCAGCCCCCAGCCAACATGGACACAGCGTCAGACCCTCCCTCAGGGACAGACCTCTTGACCCTTCCGAGGCCCTCCACATCCCAAAGCCCTACAGAGGTGGACAGCACCAGGGCCCAGGACCCCGAGGGACTCTCCTCCCCCCCAGAGGTCCAGGTAGCCGGGGAGACAGCTGTGCCCAGGACATTCTCCCAGGCCATGCTGCTGGCTCACCACCCTGAAGCAGAGCCCTCCCAGTCTAGCCAGCTGCCTCTGTCAGGTGGCAGTGGCCCAGGAGAGACACCAGGACCCGGGGAGCCCAGGAGGCCTCAGCCTGGGCCTGAGAAGGGTGCCCTGGACCTGGGCCTTCTCTCCCAGGAGAGCGAGGCAGCCGTGAGGGAGTGGCTGAGGGGAcggtgtggggtgtgtgtgcccCCGCTGGGGAGCAGGCTGCCCTACCAGCCCCCGACCCTGTGCAGCTTGCGGGTGCTGTCTGGCCTCCTGCTCCGCAAGAAGGACCTAGAACAGCGAGCCGCTGCCCTTGTGCCCGGCAGGGCAGCCGGAGCCCTGCAGGCCTCGCTGCAGCAGGCGCGGGAGCGGCTCCAGGACAGCCCAGCCCATCTGCTGCTGAAGGCGCGGTTCCTGGCGGCCTTCACCCTCCCCGCGCTCCTGGCCACCCTGTCCCCGCCCAGTGTCCCCACCACCTTGTCAGCAGCCGTGAGGGCTGAGCCTGAGAGTGACGACGATGATGTCCACAAGGACGACAGTGggcagcagaggggctgggcGAGCAGTGCCCACGCCAGCCCCGCCCAG GGAGCCCCAGACCAGGGCCAGGGCTCTGCCCCCTCCTGTCTGGACGGCTCTGACGACCTTGACGTACTCAGGACCCGGCATGCCCAGCACGCCCGAAAGCGGAGGAAGCTGGTGTGA
- the SNAPC4 gene encoding snRNA-activating protein complex subunit 4 isoform X4 has product MKPYFKDKVTGVGPPANKDTREKAAQGIKAFEQLLVTKWKNWEKALLRKSVVSDRLQRLLQPKLLKLEYLHQKQSRVTSETERQVLEKQAREAEKEIQDINQLPEEALLGSRLDSHDWEKISNVNFEGGRSAEEIRKFWQNCEHPSINKQEWMGQEVEQLKAIAARHGHLDWQKIAEELGTCRSAFQCLQKYQQHNKALKRKEWTEEEDHMLTQLVQEMRVGSHIPYRRIVYYMEGRDSMQLIYRWTKSLDPSLKKGFWTPEEDAKLLRAVAKYGEQDWFKIREEVPGRSDAQCRDRYLRRLHFSLKKGRWNSKEEEKLIELIEKYGVGHWAKIASELPHRTGSQCLSKWKIMVRQKQRRGGRRRRRPLRRVQWSSSSEDSSHGPGSSSSGSSSSSSSSEDSEPEPEEALEDGPVLPPTPHAVPDLDLWVPARQSAKELWGGGAGGRPGRCAASPSPPGGSSTAQGGGRRACTTASAPTEEAGRPQAAAGTQSPGQRGVGCPRSSDAHPSSSETDEGGRHPLTVPLETVLQVLRTNTAAHCRVLKEKRRQPSPNGSGVARPRVQPLWQGTMGSKRRRQRHALQRRLLERQLLMAVSPWVGDVVLPCAPLRPAMVHSQADGIRQRLRGAHLASTPVFTLFIQLFQIDTAGCMEVVRERKAQAPTQLQAGARDLPPQLLQMPSSAQNTQGCLLQNVPARGVAKKSASHEEGAALQPHHAKPTARVPPPALSGPRPKPKTVSELLREKRLWEARARKAAQSRVVLPPQVLVSSPVVLQPLAPQGPPVSNAVLSGPGGPAVASLSAPGSWASASDERPPSLQAFALTPASTGARTTPAASRAPALGPSQGPVSHHLSLLGQSQAPATSRKQGLPEAPPFLPAAPSPAQLPAQPLSLIPALGTHGASTPLPVTWVLTAQGLLPVPVPAVVGLPTSAGTPDPRGLSVTPPPSLTEPPAAQGPGLSGQPPANMDTASDPPSGTDLLTLPRPSTSQSPTEVDSTRAQDPEGLSSPPEVQVAGETAVPRTFSQAMLLAHHPEAEPSQSSQLPLSGGSGPGETPGPGEPRRPQPGPEKGALDLGLLSQESEAAVREWLRGRCGVCVPPLGSRLPYQPPTLCSLRVLSGLLLRKKDLEQRAAALVPGRAAGALQASLQQARERLQDSPAHLLLKARFLAAFTLPALLATLSPPSVPTTLSAAVRAEPESDDDDVHKDDSGQQRGWASSAHASPAQGAPDQGQGSAPSCLDGSDDLDVLRTRHAQHARKRRKLVTARARPPPLLPAGLGACAYPAGR; this is encoded by the exons ATGAAGCCCTACTTCAAGGACAAGGTGACCGGCGTG GGACCTCCTGCCAACAAAGACACGCGGGAGAAGGCCGCCCAGGGCATCAAGGCTTTCGAGCAGCTCCTAGTGACCAAGT GGAAAAACTGGGAAAAGGCCCTGCTCCGAAAGTCAGTGGTGAGCGACCGCCTGCAGCGTCTGCTTCAGCCCAAGTTACTGAA GCTCGAGTACTTGCACCAGAAGCAGAGCAGGGTCACAAGTGAGACCGAGAGGCAGGTCCTGGAAAAGCAGGCCAGGGAGGCCGAGAAGGAGATCCAGGACATCAA TCAGCTCCCAGAGGAGGCCTTGCTGGGGAGTAGGCTGGACAGCCACGACTGGGAGAAAATCTCCAATGTTAAC TTTGAAGGAGGTCGCAGTGCAGAAGAGATCCGCAAGTTCTGGCAGAACTGTGAGCACCCGAGCATCAACAAGCAGGAGTGGATGGGGCAGGAGGTCGAGCAGCTGAAAGCCATCGCGGCCAGGCACGGCCACCTGGACTGGCAGAAGATTGCTGAGGAGCTGGGG ACCTGCCGCAGCGCCTTCCAGTGCCTGCAGAAGTATCAGCAGCACAACAAGGCCCTGAAGCGCAAGGAGTGGACGGAGGAGGAGGACCACATGCTCACCCAGCTCGTGCAGGAGATGCGTGTCGGCAGCCACATCCCCTACCGGAGGA TCGTCTACTACATGGAAGGGAGGGACTCCATGCAGCTTATCTACCGGTGGACCAAGAGCTTGGATCCCAGCCTGAAGAAAGGGTTCTGGACGCCAGAAGAAGATGCC AAGCTGCTTCGAGCAGTTGCCAAATACGGGGAGCAGGACTGGTTTAAAATCCGGGAAGAGGTGCCAGGTAGGAGCGATGCCCAGTGCCGAGATCG GTATCTCAGAAGGTTACATTTTAGCCTGAAAAAGGGACGATGGAAttccaaagaagaggaaaagttaATTGAATTAATAGAGAAATACGGTGTTG GTCACTGGGCAAAAATAGCCTCTGAACTACCCCATCGGACGGGCTCGCAGTGCCTGAGCAAGTGGAAGATCATGGTCAGG CAGAAGCAGCGGcggggggggcggcggcggcggcggccccttCGCAGAGTGCAGTGGAGCTCCAGCAGCGAGGACAGCAGCCATGGgcccggcagcagcagcagtggcagcagcagcagcagcagcagcagcgaggACTCGGAGCCAGAGCCGGAGGAGGCCCTGGAGGATGGCCCAGTGCTGCCGCCAACCCCGCACGCTGTGCCGGACTTGGACCTGTGGGTTCCCGCCAGGCAGAGCGCCAAggagctgtggggaggaggagcagggggccGGCCGGGCCGCTGcgctgcctcccccagccctcctggtggCTCCAGCAcggcccagggtgggggcagaagAGCTTGCACCACAGCCTCAGCCCCCACAGAGGAGGCCGGCCGGCCGCAGGCCGCTGCTGGGACCCAGAGCCCTGGCCAGAGAGGTGTCGGATGTCCGCGCTCGTCAGATGCTCACCCCTCGAGCTCAGAGACAGACGAG GGGGGGAGACATCCGCTCACAGTGCCCTTGGAGACAGTGCTGCAGGTGCTCAGGACCAACACGGCTGCCCACTGCCGGGTGCTG AAGGAGAAGCGGAGGCAGCCCAGCCCCAATGGCAGTGGCGTGGCCAGGCCCCGGGTGCAGCCGCTGTGGCAGGGTACCATGGGGAGCAAGCGGCGGCGCCAGAGACACGCCCTGCAGAGGAGGCTCCTAGAGCGCCAGCTTCTGATGGCTGTGAGCCCGTGGGTGGGCGATGTCGTCCTGCCGTGCGCTCCCCTGAGGCCTGCCATGGTGCACAGTCAAG CTGATGGCATCAGGCAGCGGCTGCGGGGCGCCCACCTGGCCAGCACCCCAGTGTTTACTCTCTTTATTCAG CTGTTCCAGATCGACACTGCCGGCTGCATGGAGGTCGTTCGAGAGAGGAAGGCCCAGGCCCCCACCCAGCTCCAGGCTGGTGCCCGGGACCTGCCGCCACAGCTTCTGCAG ATGCCCTCGAGTGCCCAGAACACCCAAG GCTGCCTCTTGCAGAATGTGCCAGCCCGCGGAGTTGCAAAGAAGAGTGCCAGCCATGAAGAGGGTGCAGCACTGCAGCCTCACCACGCCAAGCCCACTGCACGGGTGCCCCCGCCAGCTCTGAGCGGACCCCGGCCCAAGCCCAAAACTGTGTCTGAGCTGCTTCGGGAGAAGCGGCTGTGGGAGGCCCGAGCCAGGAAGGCTGCCCAGAGCCGGGTGGTTCTCCCGCCCCAGGTGCTGGTCTCCTCACCCGTGGTCCTCCAGCCACTGGCCCCTCAAGGCCCCCCTGTGTCAAATGCAGTGCTCTCTGGGCCCGGGGGCCCTGCAGTGGCCAGTCTGAGTGCTCCAGgctcctgggcctcagcctcGGATGAGAGACCCCCGTCTCTGCAAGCCTTtgccctcaccccagcctccACGGGAGCCAGGACGACCCCAGCTGCATCCAGggccccagctctgggccccagccagGGCCCTGTGAGCCACCACCTGAGCCTCCTCGGACAGTCTCAGGCACCTGCCACGTCCCGGAAGCAGGGCCTGCCCGAGgcacctccctttctccctgcagcccccagccctgctcagctgCCTGCCCAGCCTCTCAGCCTGATCCCAGCTCTGGGCACACACGGGGCCAGCACCCCTCTGCCTGTCACCTGGGTGCTCACAGCCCAGGGGCTGCTCCCTGTGCCTGTGCCAGCTGTGGTGGGCCTTCCGACGTCAGCAGGTACCCCTGACCCCAGAGGGCTGTCGGTGACTCCGCCACCCTCCCTAACTGAgcctcctgcagcccagggccctgGACTCTCTGGGCAGCCCCCAGCCAACATGGACACAGCGTCAGACCCTCCCTCAGGGACAGACCTCTTGACCCTTCCGAGGCCCTCCACATCCCAAAGCCCTACAGAGGTGGACAGCACCAGGGCCCAGGACCCCGAGGGACTCTCCTCCCCCCCAGAGGTCCAGGTAGCCGGGGAGACAGCTGTGCCCAGGACATTCTCCCAGGCCATGCTGCTGGCTCACCACCCTGAAGCAGAGCCCTCCCAGTCTAGCCAGCTGCCTCTGTCAGGTGGCAGTGGCCCAGGAGAGACACCAGGACCCGGGGAGCCCAGGAGGCCTCAGCCTGGGCCTGAGAAGGGTGCCCTGGACCTGGGCCTTCTCTCCCAGGAGAGCGAGGCAGCCGTGAGGGAGTGGCTGAGGGGAcggtgtggggtgtgtgtgcccCCGCTGGGGAGCAGGCTGCCCTACCAGCCCCCGACCCTGTGCAGCTTGCGGGTGCTGTCTGGCCTCCTGCTCCGCAAGAAGGACCTAGAACAGCGAGCCGCTGCCCTTGTGCCCGGCAGGGCAGCCGGAGCCCTGCAGGCCTCGCTGCAGCAGGCGCGGGAGCGGCTCCAGGACAGCCCAGCCCATCTGCTGCTGAAGGCGCGGTTCCTGGCGGCCTTCACCCTCCCCGCGCTCCTGGCCACCCTGTCCCCGCCCAGTGTCCCCACCACCTTGTCAGCAGCCGTGAGGGCTGAGCCTGAGAGTGACGACGATGATGTCCACAAGGACGACAGTGggcagcagaggggctgggcGAGCAGTGCCCACGCCAGCCCCGCCCAG GGAGCCCCAGACCAGGGCCAGGGCTCTGCCCCCTCCTGTCTGGACGGCTCTGACGACCTTGACGTACTCAGGACCCGGCATGCCCAGCACGCCCGAAAGCGGAGGAAGCTGGT GACTGCCCGGGCCAGACCTCCACCGCTGCTGCCAGCAGGACTGGGAGCCTGTGCCTACCCCGCAGGACGCTGA